ATGTCCTGCGGGCATTCAACAGTTGCTGTCGCACAGTTGCGATAGAAATGACAAGCGCATATTGCTCCACCGTCCAGAAAAGTCCAGCGGTCGCAACGGGGATGGGATTTCCCCTTACGCTGCCGCTTGGAACGGTCGGCTCCGTTAACTTTTGAAGCCGACGACTCTACTCTGAACGGAGCCGCAACTAGGCGCTCATCCTACGCATAATAATACCGTTACGCTCTGACAGCCGAACTTACGGCCCTAGCGGACCACGCGGCGCGTCGATCAAATCGGAAGGGAACGCCTGTAAGGCGCAATCCCATTGGGGAAGCATTAAGCGGGCAATAGGTCTGCGTCAAATGCAGCAACGCCGGCACTATAGGCCGGTTTCATCAGATGTGCACCGCTTAAGCCGGCTTTGTCAGGGGATAAGTTAGCCGACGCTGCGCTCAATTTTGCTGACAACAGGCTTTGCCCGCAGTTCGCTGATGATCGCGTTGAGATGTTTCAAATCCCACACCGACAAGTCGATGACGAGATCGGTGAAATCGGGCGTCCGGCGGCTCATCCCTATGTTCTCGATATTGCCGTCGTGTTCAGCAATCACTTGAGTGATCTGGGCGAGCGATCCGGGTTCGTTGATGGAATTGAGCTTGATGCGCGCCGGAAAACGCTGCGCGTTGTGTTCATCGATGTCCCACCGCACATCGAGCCATCGATCCGGCTCGTTCTCCACGTCCGCGAGCGCGGGTGACTGGATCGGATAGATCGTCACGCCTTCGCCCGGCGTCAGAATGCCCACGATGCGGTCGCCAGGAACCGCGCCGCCAGCTGGCGCAAAGCGCACAGGGAGGTCGCTGGCGATGCCGCGGATGGGAATGGCGTAACCATCTCCTGCGTTTTCGGGGCCGCCGGGAACCTTGAACTTGAAGGACGTATCGCTCTTCAGGCCGAACCATCCGTGGCCGACAGCACCGTCCACGGTCGGCCGGCGCTCGTCCTTGAATTCGGGATAGACGGCTTTCACCACGTCCCCGGAAAACATCTCGCCCCGGCCGACAGAAGCCAGCACGTCCTCCACGGAGATGCGGGCGAGGCGCGGCAAGGCGGCCTTCAGCTTATCTTCGCCGAAGGCTTTGCCCGCGCGCTCGAAGGCGCGTTCGATGATCTGGCGACCGAGGCCCGCATATTGCCGCCTCACGGCGGTGCGGGTGGCACGCCGGATGGCGGCGCGCGCCTTGCCGGTCGTGACCAGCGATTCCCAAGCTGCCGGCGGGACCTGCTCCTGGGCCCGAATGATTTCGACCTCGTCGCCGTTCTGCAATTCGGAGAGCAACGGGGCGATGCGGCCGTTGATCTTGCACCCCACAGCCGTATTCCCGACGTCCGTGTGTACGGCATAGGCGAAGTCAATGGGCGTTGCCCGTCGGGGCAGGGCGATCAGGCGGCCCTTCGGCGTAAAGCAGAACACCTGGTCGTGAAAAAGTTCCAGCTTGGTATGCTCAAGGAACTCTTCCGGATTGTCTCCTTCCGCGAGAAGATCAACCGTGCGCCGTAACCACTGGTAGGCTCGGCTTTCGCCGGCGCCTTGCGCTGCGCTCGAACCGCCTTCCTTGTAGGCTGAGTGGGCCGCGATGCCGTACTCGGCGATCGCATCCATTTCCTCGGTGCGCAGCTGCAACTCGACGCGCTGATGGCCCGGACCGATCACTGTCGTGTGGATGGAGCGATAGTCGTTCTGCTTGGGGGTCGAGACGTAGTCCTTGTAGCGGCCCGGCACCATGGGCCAGGTGGTATGGACGACGCCGAGCGCGCGGTAGCAGTCGTCGATCGTCTTGACGATGATGCGGAAGGCAAAGATGTCCGACAATTGCTCAAAGGCGACGGATTTCCGCTCCATCTTCCGCCAGATAGAATAAGGCCGCTTGCGCCGGCCGGTTACGACGGCGGGAATGGCCCGGTCCGCGAGCCGGGCCGTGAGGTCATTCTCGATCGCTTCGATAAGCTGGCCGTTGTTCCGCGTAACCTCTTCGAGACGCTTGTTGATCGTCTCGAAGGCTTCCGGCTTCAAGGTGCGGAAGGCAAGGTCCTCCAGCTCATCGCGCATCCATTGGATACCCATGCGGCCGGCAAGCGGCGCATAAATCTCCAATGTTTCCTCCGCGATGCGGACGCGCTTGGCCGGCTGCATGAAGTGCAGCGTCCGCATGTTGTGCAGGCGGTCGGCGAGTTTGACGAGCAGCACTCTGACGTCGGCCGCGATCGCGAGAAGGAGCTTGCGGAAATTCTCGCCCTGAGTGGCCTTCTTCGAGACGAAGTCGAGCTTCTTGATCTTGGTGAGCCCATCGACGAGTGCGCCGATCTCGGGGCCGAAGAGGCGGTCGATCTCTTCCCGCGTCGCGTCCGTGTCCTCGATGGTGTCATGGAGCACCGCAGCGACGATGGTCGCGTCGTCAAGCTTGAGATCGGTGAGAATCGCCGCGACCTCGAGCGGATGCGAGAAGAACAGATCGCCGGAGGCGCGCTTCTGCGATCCATGGGCACGCATGGCGTAGACGTAGGCGCGGTCGAGGAGGGCCTCGTCCGCATTGGGATCGTAACGCTTGACGCGCTCGACCAATTCATATTGCCGCATCATCGACTGAACATTCCGGGCCGTCTGAATATGACAAGCCATTTCATTGAAATATCGGCTTTAATCGCGCCAAGGACAAGCGACAGAGAAGGTCCATGCGGCCTCTGACGAATAAAAAAAGCCCGGACGACGCCGGGCTTCTCTCAACAGGGTTAACGAGAACGTTGACCAGACTATTCGTCGTCGTCGCTGCCGGCCGGTGGCACGAGGCCTTCGAGGCCGCGCAGCAGGTCTTCCTCGCTCATGCGATCGAAGGCGATATCCGGGTCGTCGCTACCGCCCGAACCGGTCGATGGCGCCAGCAGAGGCACTTCATTGGCTTCCGGCTCGTCCACTTCCACGTATTTCTGCATGGAATGGATCAGGTCTTCCTTCAGATCTTCAGGCGTGAGCTTGGAATCGGCGATCTCACGCAACGCGACGACCGGATTTTTGTCCCTGTCGCGATCGATGGTCAGCGGCGCGCCAGCGGAGATCAGCCGCGCGCGGTGGCTGGCGAGGAGAACGAGCTCGAAACGGTTCTCGACCTTGTCGATGCAATCTTCGACGGTGACGCGAGCCATGAGCGCCTCCTTCTATGGCATGTCCAACAAATCAGTTTGATCGCGCTGACTACACCGGTCAATGGCCGGATGCAAGGGTGCTCACGAACTCCGGCGATG
This portion of the Chelatococcus sp. YT9 genome encodes:
- a CDS encoding bifunctional (p)ppGpp synthetase/guanosine-3',5'-bis(diphosphate) 3'-pyrophosphohydrolase produces the protein MMRQYELVERVKRYDPNADEALLDRAYVYAMRAHGSQKRASGDLFFSHPLEVAAILTDLKLDDATIVAAVLHDTIEDTDATREEIDRLFGPEIGALVDGLTKIKKLDFVSKKATQGENFRKLLLAIAADVRVLLVKLADRLHNMRTLHFMQPAKRVRIAEETLEIYAPLAGRMGIQWMRDELEDLAFRTLKPEAFETINKRLEEVTRNNGQLIEAIENDLTARLADRAIPAVVTGRRKRPYSIWRKMERKSVAFEQLSDIFAFRIIVKTIDDCYRALGVVHTTWPMVPGRYKDYVSTPKQNDYRSIHTTVIGPGHQRVELQLRTEEMDAIAEYGIAAHSAYKEGGSSAAQGAGESRAYQWLRRTVDLLAEGDNPEEFLEHTKLELFHDQVFCFTPKGRLIALPRRATPIDFAYAVHTDVGNTAVGCKINGRIAPLLSELQNGDEVEIIRAQEQVPPAAWESLVTTGKARAAIRRATRTAVRRQYAGLGRQIIERAFERAGKAFGEDKLKAALPRLARISVEDVLASVGRGEMFSGDVVKAVYPEFKDERRPTVDGAVGHGWFGLKSDTSFKFKVPGGPENAGDGYAIPIRGIASDLPVRFAPAGGAVPGDRIVGILTPGEGVTIYPIQSPALADVENEPDRWLDVRWDIDEHNAQRFPARIKLNSINEPGSLAQITQVIAEHDGNIENIGMSRRTPDFTDLVIDLSVWDLKHLNAIISELRAKPVVSKIERSVG
- the rpoZ gene encoding DNA-directed RNA polymerase subunit omega, with the protein product MARVTVEDCIDKVENRFELVLLASHRARLISAGAPLTIDRDRDKNPVVALREIADSKLTPEDLKEDLIHSMQKYVEVDEPEANEVPLLAPSTGSGGSDDPDIAFDRMSEEDLLRGLEGLVPPAGSDDDE